TCTGTgctatatattttatttctgcAAACACCTTGAGGGTACCCTTTCAGACTCTGCCCTGCCTTGTTTTTAGCGAAGGGTTCTTCCAGGGTTGCTGCCATCATGAGAGATCCAGGGTGGATGCTGTTCCACCTCTGTGGGGTTAGGATCAACTAGGTTAGGTtgtcaggatggtttgttcctgtggtgagctcagagctgggctcacaGACCTGGAGACCGGATTCAGCTGTTTaaccccagagcagggacatCCTGGGCTGTGACCATGTCTGAAGCCTGCACAAGCTGGGATCATCTCTAGAGCTGGAAGGAGGTTCCAGTCCCTGATTCCATTTAGTCCATCACCTCTCACCCAAGCCTGCCCCTAggagggcagcagggagtgcCCATCTGTGGACTAGATCCAGGTCTGCTAGGAATTGCAGAGAGAGCCAGCAACTCAGGACATACAGCAAGGGGACAGGAAAGGGCTGctggatagatagatatacagatagatagatagatagataatgtcCAAACAATTCTGATGCCTGAGAATTGACCGTATCACAAGCTGAGACAAGTTCCAGAAAGACCAGCACAGTAAGTTTGCTATTTCAATTACATATTTTGGGCTATTAATATTTAAGAACATAAATGTAAAATTACAATCTGAACTGgttttgggctggtctacactaccatgcTAAGTCGATCCAAGATACACTACTTAtgttacatgcatccgacgaagttggtattcatccaagaaagctcattctccaatacatttgttagtgtataaggtgccacaggactctttgctgtttttacttaTGTTACGTAAACAACATAACTGAAGCCAACGTAGGTTAGATCTGCTTACTACGGTGTCCGCACTATACTGTGTTGaagggagacactctcctgtcgaGATAGTTtctgcctctcgtggaggtggattaccgaCCTCGATGGGAAAGCGTTCTCCCATTGATTTAgtgcgtcttcaccagacctgctaaactGATGCCACTGCGTCACGTAGTACCTTTGATAAATCCTACTTGGTCCCTGTCTTCATCTTTTGTTGCTTAAATCCCTTTGTAATCCTGGCCCACAGAAATAACAGAAGCTGGGCTTTAGTCAGGGTACCCTGCGGGAAATCCTAAACCCTGTGCTATGCCAATATcagactagagcagtggtccccaacgtggtgcccgcgggtgcgatggcgcccgccggggaatctatgtgcgcccgcgtactggccagcggataagcatctgctgaaatgccaccgagaagcagtgtcatccagaggcatcgctgccgaaacACCGATGATTTTTGGTGGTATTTCAGTGGTGACGTCTATTGACATTGctgcttctcggtggcatttcggttGATGCTGTCCACTGGCCCGGGTCCTCGGTGGCTCATCGTCTGGCTTCCGCCAGacgaaaaagtttggggaccactgtactaGAGGATCATACTGGCTCCTTTTTGGCTTGAAAATCCATGAATTCTTAACATTTTGCCTCTGGGCCTCTGCCTCTGAGCTGTTTAGGCCCCAGGGAGTGAGTCCCTACAAGCCCTTAGAAAATAGACATGGACAGACAGCCTTCTACAGCATCAGCCCTCTAGTGTCAGGGAAGCTCAACGTCAGCTACACACAGCTCATCTAAAGAGAGCAACAGGTTTCAGTCTAGTTCTGTCAATTCATTCTCAGAGTGAGGGGTGAAAGGGCTCTTACATAGCTGTGTCTTTGGCTTCTACATACTACTGTGGTAGGGAAATGGAGATAGAAAAATAATGATCAAAGAATCCTGGTGCCGGAGGATCAAATGCATCACAAGGAAGAGCGAGTCAGAagaaaaatcagtgcaaaactTTGCCTTTGCATCAGATAcccaaaatcagaaaaaaattcagGATTTGGCAaccaaacatgtatttgtttttaGCAAAATACTAGTGTTAAATGAAAATGTTAcgttaccaaaaaaaaagaaggttttcagttaattatttttttcaagtATAGCAGAAACTTTCTCTGgacatttttgtttagttttaaatcccattttaaaatgaaaatgggcAGAAAATCTCTGAGTACCCCTAATTGGAAATTGAGCTTTAAACAAAGGTGGGAAACATTATTCTTATATTTAATAATACAGCCATTTCAAACCTGTTTCTTCTATTGCAACCATGTCTCAAAGAAATACTTATGGGAAGGTAAAAAAACAGGATAGCAACAAAGCCTGCAGGCTGTGTTTTATACACACTGACACCTGTAAACTCAGAGTCAGCGTTGCACCAGCCATCTGAAGCCTGTCTATCTCAACCCTGCCCAAGGACACAGAGgaaatgaagtatcagagggatagccgtgttagtctggatctgtaaaagcagcaaagaatcctgtggcaccttatagactaacagacgttttgcagcatgagctttcgtgggtgaatacccacttcttcagatgcaagaggaAATGAAGAGGAACATAATCAAGACCTCCTGCTCTAGCCCCATATCCTGTCTCCCACACTGCTGCCAGCTGAACACCAAAGCTGTAAACAGGTGCAGAAAACATACACATAGTAAAACACAGCCCCTCCCTAACTGAGATCACGGTCCTAGTAGACAAGGCAGAGAAAGTCggggagaggaaacagagacacagaaaggggaagcaacttgcccaagattATAAAGAAGGACAGTGACAGAGACAAGAAcctaacccaggtctcctgattgcCACTGACCTGCACAGCGCAAACATGAAGGTAGAGAAGGAAACGATAAACCATAGCAGTAACAGAGGGATGCTCCTAGCTCATCATTACATAGAGACAGGTATCAGGGGCCATGAATCAATCTGTAAGCAGGTAGCAGGACGTCTCTGCACAGAACTCAGTGTGGAATCATAACAGATGAGCTGGTGCTTGGGCCACTGGTTATGTCCTTGTGTTTCCCTGGGAACAGGGGATCAGGCTGTGCTGCTGGTTTAGAAGTTTAGTTTCCTGTCCAAGTTGTTAGCCTGCTGTTTGTCAGAAGAAGAAATGATTGGAAGGGACCTGGGTCAccgagtccaatcccctgctctgacTGGCAACCCAGTCATATAATCCCCATCCTAAACCTACACAGCTACATGTTAACACCagttaggttgtttgcccccaactgttcctattgggaggctgttctagatcaTCCCTCCTCTGATGGGGACAAACTTTCTTCTCATTTCCAAGGTAAATTTACTCATGGACAATGTATCCCCATTTCTTCTTCTCCCGACATTGTCCTTTAGCATCAATagatcttctccctccctggtgtttacctCCTCGTATTTATAGAGAGTGATCATAACCCCTCTCAGGCAGCATTTTGCTAGGTTAAATTAGCCGAACACTTTTAGGACACATCCACTCACGAAGCTAGGGCTGTGATTCACAGCTTGCAAGGATGTACTCATGTGCTAGCTTGCTGAGCATAAATAGCAGTGTACCTGCGGTAGCCATGCTGACTCACCTGAACCCTGGGGCTATGTATTCAGCACAGTTTCCCCTTCTGCTATGGCTATACAACTTTTCAGACTTGTGCTAGCCACCCTCGAGCTATTGCAAGTAGTGTATGTGATCTGGGAATCACTCCCCTAGCTCGTAGTTTAGATGTagccttcttcttctttcctaAACTAGCTCTCCATTGTAGCAATAGGATGACCATCATTCCTAAGATTGTAGGGTTTGGGTTGTAACTTGTTCCATATTTACACTGCATTTTATCAAGCCtcatcttggaccagatcctcagatggaggAAACAGACACCATCCGTTGACTGTAAGGGAACTGTggcaatttacactggtgtgacaaTGCTCCTCACTAGCGGTGTGATTGTCAGAGGTGAGGAGCGGGGAGGACTCTAGGCTGACCACTGCCCTTGCCCTTCCTTCCACAGGCAGCCCATGAtgtactgagaaagaaaatgtccaaccgaacCACCGTGACCGAGtttcttctcctgggattctctgaggttcgggagctgcagattttacacTCTGTGGTGTTTCTCGGAATTTACCTGACAGCCCTGGTGGGAAATCTCCTTGTTATCATCCTTGTAGTGGTCGAccaccaccttcacacccccatgtacttcttcttgATGAATTTGTCCATACTAGACCTCGGCTCCATCTCCGTCACAGTCCCCAAGTCCATGGCCAACTCCCTATTGAACACCAAGTCGATTTCTTATTCTGGGTGCGTTGCCCAAGTCTTTCTCTTCATTTTCTTTACTGTGGCTGACTTTGCTTTTCTCACCATCATGGCATATGACCGGTAcgtcgccatctgccaaccactgcactatgagactaTAATGAACAGgggagcttgtgtccaaatggcagccagtgcctggatcagtgGAATTCCCGTTTCTACTATGCAGACTGGGAACATATTTGCATTATCTTTTTGTGGCAGCAACaaggtggatctgttcttctgtgaaatccctcAGCTGCTCAAGATCGCCTGCTTTGATTCGTACCTCAGTGAAGTTGTTGTTACTTCTTTTCTCTTATTCTTAGGCTTAAGCTGCTTTACCTTTATAATTGTGtcgtatgttcagatcttcaaaacagtgctgagaatccccaCTGAGCAAGGCCGGaataaagccttctccacttgCCTCCCACACCTCACTGTGGTCTCCTTGTTCTTTTGCACTGCCACCTTTGCCTACGTGAAACCCACCTCCAGTTCAACATCAGGTCTGGATGTCATGGTGGCTGTTCTTTATTCTGTGATGCCTCCAGTGATGAATCCAgccatctacagcatgaggaacaaggagatcaagGGTGCCTTGAGGAAACTGACTGAGGGGAAGTTATTCAAAAAGAATAAAATTTCCAGATTTCTCCCATGACCATGTTTTCATTCTGTGCTTCTTTACAGATATAATCCACTGATGACATTATTGTCTCCATGGGAATGTAATGTGCAGGCTTTTTATGCAAAAATGTTGTGTTCACAGTAGTAATCATCCAGACtaagttcactgaagtcagtggagttcctCTACTGTGAATTAGATAagaatctctctttctctctctttctaaatTATGAGGGCATTTAATTCAATTCTGCATTTCCTTGTTAGAAGCATGAATTTATCTGAACTTGACCTTCTGGACAGGCATGAGCTGTCAATGGGAAACCTTAACACCTTCTTAATTATgttttttgaattttatttcctagTTTTTCAACAGAAAGGAAGCTTGTTGGTCGGAGTTAGTGGACATTGTGGCAGCTGTAGGTGGCCATGCATATGGATGATCAATGAAGTAAAAGACTCTTTTAAGAATCCTCACATTTTTCTGGAAAGGAGCTGTATTCTGTGCACTGCTTGGCCAATCTGGGTTCCCCTCACAttaacccctcacccccaaatcTCTCAGTAAGTGCAGCACAAATATGGACACAGCCATCTTCAGCAATACAGGCTTAGAGAGATGTGAAATGGCCTGTTCATCTCAATGAGCTATTCTCAGCAGAGTGAGAAACACCTGCAGGAGACAGTACAGCCTGAAACAATCCATCGGAGAGATGTGAACTGCTCCACTCATATCAGTCACTCAGGTGCCAGCAGGCTGTTCTGTGTGTTGTAGGTTCATGTCCCCCTTTGCCTCTTCTCAGCTTCACACCCTGAGTGGCGGCGCTTCCCCAGACCCTGGCACACATTGGGAGGGGTGATCAGGGAGATGGTCTCAGTCCCCTGTCCTGCCAAAAACCAAGGAGAAAGACCCCAAGATCACAAGAGAGGGAAGGGTATCCGACACCCATAGATGCATTGAGAGCCCCCTGATATTGGCACACACAAGGGAGGTGAATGTGGGGCTgtcaggcacacctgcaggaggtccaccgaagccgcggaaccagcagaccctctgcaggcaagccaccaaaggcagcctgcctgccgtgcttggggtggcaaaatgcctagagccactgCTGGCTttcttgactcatatctgtctccataactttgggttcatttaggttagaacataagaacggccatactgggtcagaccaaaggtccatccagcccagtatcctatctactgacagtggccaagtgccccagagggagtgaacccaacaggtaatggtcaagtgatctctctcctgctattcatctccaccctctgacaaacagaggctatggacaccattccttacccatcctggctaatagtcattaatggacttaacctccatgaatttatctgtttcctagagactggctccatggggtccctcacaaacaggAGACGGTTACTTTGGGTTTGTCTTTaatatagcttatgtacatactccacaaactgagcatttgagcttgttccagaatctgggctgagcctatgttgtgaaaagtGAAATGGTccaaatagcacatgcatgtgaatggagaCAGGGTGCTAatattaaattaacccagggggtctcaaactgggggtcaggacccctcagggggtcacaaggttattactggggggtcacaagctgtcagcctccacctcaaaccctgctttgcctccagcatttataatagtgttaattatataaaaagtgtttttaatttataacgggGGGGGGTCACtaacccagcctggccctgcccccaactgacccccacccacttcctgcccccgactgcccccctcagaatccccaacccatcctgacccttgtcccctgaccaccccccatcccaacccccacaaaccccccgatccttgtcccctgattgccccgaACCCTATCCATCCCCCCGCCGAGTacagacagacccccagaatgcccacgatccaaccccccattccccgtcccctgattgtccccccgaacctctgccacCTCCCTGTCcgctgactgtccccaggactccctgccccttatccaacccccccaaccccagccctagCCCCGGCCCCATCACCATGCTGCTTACTCCTGCCTCCCActtctcccggagcctcagcacgcTGCGTCCAGGAGTAGCCCCGGACAGCGCTGCAGTAGCGTGGCTCCAGCGGGACCTGAGCTCCCGCTTCTACCGGCCGCAGCTTTCAGCCTTACTCCCTTACCATGTGTCTctgagcgggaggagctcaggacccgctggagccatgctgctttagctctgtccagggctgctcctgaaTGCGGCACATTGAGGcgccaggggatgggggaaggcggaggtgggggggagTCTCCGACATtgtcgtgggggcccctgcggggcctggggcaaattgcctcacttgcccccccggGCATCCCTGTACCCACCTACCCTATTTGTCCCCTTCCCCATAACCCCCCTCCCCTTGCTGACCCCCAAACCTCACTCCCGCAATTTCCACCAGCTCTTCCACCCTCAtcatcctcccctcccagcaggtaagtgcatttcaaaatttgtttagtCACCTTCTAAATATCCTGTGGTGCCCAGGTGACATTTCCCCACAATTCAAAACTCTCAGACAGAGCGAGGTGCCTCCTtattctgagggcttggctatacttgaaagttgcagcgctcgGACTTACAGCGCTgttcgtgcagctgtgcaggaacagcgctggtgtgtggccacactcacagctaccagcgctggtgtgtggccacatttgcagcatttgcagcgctgttgggagtgatgcattatgggcagctatcccagcgttcaagtggcagcaacgtgcttttcaaaagaggggggtggagtggggtctagtgtgacagggagcggggggagagagagagagtggatttttggagccaacactgtgtgttagcttcctgccttgaaaaatcagaaaatgtttccaaccccttcgtcttaactcttaattgcaaacagcctgcatccaacacgactccccactgtttcactcactccctgcctgcctctcatttgattgtttacagccaggtacagattgatcacaggaaacaggagctctgtttgttttttagattagCAGCACCGGCAATAGAGCTCCAcgcggagctccgagttcacaacaaaacaaagagaggctgcataacaaaacaaagagagtaatttagttaaaagcattctgggatatctcctaataccctggaggccaattaaaccgctggtgtgtggccacacttgacaagcagtgctggatcaccagcgctgcactcgttataccccaaccagaccaggtgtacagccagcgctgcagccagggagttgcagcgctggatgtgccttgcaggtgtggacagttactaattgcagcgctggaaagcctccaccagcgctgcaactttcaagtgtagccaagcccttaggttcAGATTTCAGCTCAGGGTTAGAACTGAACTTGAAGTGCCCAGATGTCATGTGGGTTTGACAGCCACTACTGGACATTCCCCCTTCAAGGACTCACAGCCTATGAGCCAGAGGTAGCTTTAAACAGCTCATCCTCTCTCCATGCACGTGCTCAGCACTTCAAAGGCTGACTGGCCTAACTGAGAGCTAAACCCTTTGGCTAATAACACTGTCACTTTATTTCCTCCAAAGAGCTGGTGAATGGCCCTTGAGCACCGGAAACGCTCCCTGCtgtgaggatctgagccctggtTTGATCTCTGTCTGTGCACAATAAATCAGCACCAAAACACACCAACGTTAAGAAAAGTTAGAAGTAACtcctttggagtcaatggggctgcTTCCCTATCACTCACCCTGGTGTAATCTTGGACTCAGGGTAAGTCCACGGTATTATAATGGAGTATGTCTGGTCTAAGGAAGAGGAGCTTCAGATCCTTTGACTCCAGCCCCTGCTGAGGTATGGCCCTTCTCTCTGTGGTCCTGAGCCCTtctgtagtagtaggattttatgtttgtattaatataatttagaatgaaggataaagaataataatcTAGCAGAtattaaatgtattggtgtatGATTTGATCATACCCTGCAGCCACTCTTTTTGAATAatagaaaggaatggcctaaagGGCCATTGGTAGAGAAACATGAGCCAGAATCTGTCTGGACTGATTTCAGGGTAGTGACATACCTTTGAAGGTCACtaatttgttgtaggtttagcattttaaaataagtaaaataatgCAATGTTTGCTCTTTCTTTTGTGTTGCAatttgatcatagaatatcacagctggaaaggacctcagaagGTTATTTAATCCAACCCCTTGCTTAAGGCAGGACTAATCCcaaaacagatttttatcccaaTTCCCCACTCA
The sequence above is a segment of the Mauremys mutica isolate MM-2020 ecotype Southern chromosome 12, ASM2049712v1, whole genome shotgun sequence genome. Coding sequences within it:
- the LOC123346720 gene encoding olfactory receptor 14A16-like, with the protein product MSNRTTVTEFLLLGFSEVRELQILHSVVFLGIYLTALVGNLLVIILVVVDHHLHTPMYFFLMNLSILDLGSISVTVPKSMANSLLNTKSISYSGCVAQVFLFIFFTVADFAFLTIMAYDRYVAICQPLHYETIMNRGACVQMAASAWISGIPVSTMQTGNIFALSFCGSNKVDLFFCEIPQLLKIACFDSYLSEVVVTSFLLFLGLSCFTFIIVSYVQIFKTVLRIPTEQGRNKAFSTCLPHLTVVSLFFCTATFAYVKPTSSSTSGLDVMVAVLYSVMPPVMNPAIYSMRNKEIKGALRKLTEGKLFKKNKISRFLP